The window GTCTCGATCGAGGCGCGCCGGGGCGTCACCACGGGTATCTCCGCGGCCGACCGCTGCCGGACCATCCTGACCGCGGTGGACCCCGCAACCCGTCCTTCCGACCTGGCTCGCCCCGGCCACATCTTCCCCCTGCGCGCCCGTGCCGGGGGCGTGCTGGAGCGGGCCGGGCAAACGGAGGCCGCCGTCGACCTCTCCCGGCTTGCGGGCCTGCAGTCCGCCGGCGTGATCTGCGAGGTCATGAACGAGGACGGGACCATGGCGCGGCTCCCCCAGTTGGAAGTGATCGCCGCCCGGTTCGGGTTGAAGATCGTGTCCATCGCCGACCTCATCCACCACCGTCTTCGGACCGAGAAACTGGTCCAGGAGGTGACGCGGGGGGAGATCGCCACCGAGTTCGGGCCCTTCACCGCGGTCGTTTTTCGGAACACGGTGGACGATTGCCAGCACCTCGCGCTGGTCCGCGGCGACATCGGCGGGCCGGACCCGGTCCATGTCCGGGTCCAGACTCAGACGATCCCCGGCGACGTTTTCCACGCCCTGTCCTTCCCGTCGGGCGATCACCTGCGCCAGAACCTCCGCTTCATCGCCCAGCGGGGTCGCGGGGTCTTCGTCTACCTCATGCCCCCCCAGGGCTGCCTCTCCCTGGCCGACGCCATCCGGCGCTGCAGCGGGGCCGCCCTCCCCGGCGCCGCGGTCCCCCCCGAGCCGGACCCCTGCGGGAAGGACCCTCTCAACTACGGCATCGGCGCCCAGATCCTGGCTTCCCTCGGGTTGAGCCGGATCATCGTCCTCTCCCGGCACGCGGTGCGATTCAAGGCCCTGCAGGGGTACGGCCTCGAGGTCACGGGCTTCGAGGACGCGGGGGAACCCGAGGGCGAGGAGTGCGCCGTTCACGTCGAAGCAAGGAAATCCAGTCTCTAAATTCTTTCAAGGAGGATTTGGTATGAACAAGGCAGAATTGGTCAAGGTCATGTCGGAGAAGGCCGGGATCACCCGGTGCCAGGCCGCTTGCGCCCTGGAGAGCTTCTTCGCGGGGGTCGGGGAGTCCCTGAAGAAGGACAAGAAGATCGTCTTCGTGGGCTTCGGAACGTTCAAGGTCACCAAGCGCGCCGCCCGCAAGGGGCTCAACCCGCAGACCAAGAAAGAGATGAAGATCCCCGCCAAGAAAGTCGTCCGTTTCGTCCCCGGCAAGAAGCTCCGCGACGTCGTCGCCTAGCCCGAACGGCCTTCAACACGGCGGGCCGGGCCGGGCCCCGCCCGCCGCTCTCTCCTTCGGCGGACGCCCATTCCGGGCGTCCGCCCCGGTTTTCATCCGCCACGCATCCTCAACGGACGGGGGAGTCATGAAAAAGTTGATCGCGGTCATTCTCGGGGGCGGGCAGGGGACCCGGCTCTACCCGCTGACCCTCCACCGCTCCAAGCCGGCCGTCCCCCTCGCCGGGAAGTACCGGCTCATCGACATCCCCATCAGCAACTGCATCAACTCCGGGATCAACAAGATCTTCGTCCTCACCCAGTTCAACTCGGAATCCCTCAACCGGCACATCGCCCAGACCTACCACTTCGATATGTTCTCCAAGGGTTTCGTGGACATCCTGGCGGCCGAACAGACCTTCGACTCCCGGGACTGGTTCCAGGGGACGGCGGACGCGGTCCGGAAGTGCTACCGGCACTTCGAGGCGTACAACCCCTCGGACATCCTCATCCTCTCGGGCGACCAGCTCTACCGGATGGATTTCAGGGATTTCCAGGACTTTCACCACCGGAACGACGCCGACGTGACCGTGGCCACCATCCCGGTCGTGGAGGAGGACGCCTCCGAGTTTGGGATCATGCGGGTCGATCCCGACCTCCGCATCAACAACTTCGTCGAGAAGCCCTCCCGGGCGAACCTGCCCCCCCTGGCGGTCTCGCCCGACGGCATGACCGCCCTGCCCGAGAAGGTCCGCCAGGTGTTGAACCAACGACCCTATCTGGCTTCCATGGGCATCTACTTCTTCAAGCCCCGCGTGCTGTCGGACCTGCTGAAAAACCCCGAGTTCACCGATTTCGGGAAACACCTGATCCCGAACGCCATCCGGAACCTGCGGGTCTTCAGCTACCCCTACGGCGGCTACTGGTCCGACATCGGGACCATCAAGTCCTTTTTCATGGCGAACCTGTCGCTGACCCGCGCCAAGTCGGACTTCGAGCTGTACGACGCCAACGCCCCCATCTACACCCACGGGCGCTTCCTGCCTTCCTCGAAGATCTTCCAGTGCCGGGTCCACAGTTCCATCGTCTCCGAGGGGTGCGTGCTCAGCGGGGCCCTCGTCTGGAACTCCATCGTGGGGATCCGGTCCCGGATCGGCGAGGGAAGCGAAATCCGGGAGTCCCTCCTCATGGGGGCGGACTTCTACGAGGACGCCGCGGCCTTCAACGACAACCGCCTGGCCGGGCGCCCCGACATCGGCATCGGCAACTTCTGCACCATCAAGCGGGCCATCATCGACAAGAACTGCCGGATCGGCAACAACGTCCAGATCGTGAACACGCACAACATGCAGAACCACGACGGCGACAACTACGTGATCCGGGACGGCATCGTCATCATCCCCAAGAACGCCTCCATTCCCGACAACACGGTGATCTGATTGGTTCCCGGACCCGCCACCGACGCCGCCCTCCTGATCGCCGCCTACTTCCTCGGCTGCTTCAGCACGGGTTATTACCTCACGCGCCTGGTGAAAGGCAAGGACATCCGGGACGTCGGGAGCGGGAGCACCGGCAGCCGCAATGTCTCCCGGACCCTGGGGGCCTGGGGTTTCACGGTGGTTTTTGTCATCGACGTCGCCAAGGGGGTGGCCGCGGTCTGGATGGCCGGTCTCTACGGGACGTCCCCATGGGTGACCTACGCGGTGTTACCCGCGGTGGTCGTGGGGCACATCTGGCCCGTGCAGCTCTCCTTCCGGGGCGGGAAAGGCCTGGCCACGGCCCTCGGCGGCGTGGTCATCCTCGACCCCCACCTCCTCTGTTTCGGCTCCGTGCTCTGCGGCCTGTTCCTCCTGTTCTGGCGAAACCTCATCCGGAGCGGGTTGACGGCCGTCCTGCTCGCGCCCGCCTGGTACCTCGTCCCCGTCCTTTTCCGGAATCAGCAGTTCACGCCCGTCCGGCCCCTGCCCCACATCCTCGCGGTGGCGGCGGTCTGCGCCCTGGTCCTCGTCGCCCACCGGGAGAACATCCGGGAGGACTTCTTCGGCCCGCGGCCGACCCCTGAAAATTCCCATTGAGAACGCCGGTGTTTTGTGGTGAAATAAGCGGCTATCATGCCGAGGAAGGAACGTCATGTCCCTTTGGAACCTTGATTTCAAAATCGCGACGGAACCAGGCGAATTCGAGCAGATCCACCGGTTG of the Acidobacteriota bacterium genome contains:
- the ribB gene encoding 3,4-dihydroxy-2-butanone-4-phosphate synthase, producing MPFCTIDSAIEDIRAGRMVIVVDDEDRENEGDFTLAAERATPEAVNFMVTHGRGLVCLALTPERLEALQVPLMVSENTSAFGTAFTVSIEARRGVTTGISAADRCRTILTAVDPATRPSDLARPGHIFPLRARAGGVLERAGQTEAAVDLSRLAGLQSAGVICEVMNEDGTMARLPQLEVIAARFGLKIVSIADLIHHRLRTEKLVQEVTRGEIATEFGPFTAVVFRNTVDDCQHLALVRGDIGGPDPVHVRVQTQTIPGDVFHALSFPSGDHLRQNLRFIAQRGRGVFVYLMPPQGCLSLADAIRRCSGAALPGAAVPPEPDPCGKDPLNYGIGAQILASLGLSRIIVLSRHAVRFKALQGYGLEVTGFEDAGEPEGEECAVHVEARKSSL
- a CDS encoding HU family DNA-binding protein; protein product: MNKAELVKVMSEKAGITRCQAACALESFFAGVGESLKKDKKIVFVGFGTFKVTKRAARKGLNPQTKKEMKIPAKKVVRFVPGKKLRDVVA
- a CDS encoding glucose-1-phosphate adenylyltransferase; amino-acid sequence: MKKLIAVILGGGQGTRLYPLTLHRSKPAVPLAGKYRLIDIPISNCINSGINKIFVLTQFNSESLNRHIAQTYHFDMFSKGFVDILAAEQTFDSRDWFQGTADAVRKCYRHFEAYNPSDILILSGDQLYRMDFRDFQDFHHRNDADVTVATIPVVEEDASEFGIMRVDPDLRINNFVEKPSRANLPPLAVSPDGMTALPEKVRQVLNQRPYLASMGIYFFKPRVLSDLLKNPEFTDFGKHLIPNAIRNLRVFSYPYGGYWSDIGTIKSFFMANLSLTRAKSDFELYDANAPIYTHGRFLPSSKIFQCRVHSSIVSEGCVLSGALVWNSIVGIRSRIGEGSEIRESLLMGADFYEDAAAFNDNRLAGRPDIGIGNFCTIKRAIIDKNCRIGNNVQIVNTHNMQNHDGDNYVIRDGIVIIPKNASIPDNTVI
- a CDS encoding glycerol-3-phosphate acyltransferase, coding for MVPGPATDAALLIAAYFLGCFSTGYYLTRLVKGKDIRDVGSGSTGSRNVSRTLGAWGFTVVFVIDVAKGVAAVWMAGLYGTSPWVTYAVLPAVVVGHIWPVQLSFRGGKGLATALGGVVILDPHLLCFGSVLCGLFLLFWRNLIRSGLTAVLLAPAWYLVPVLFRNQQFTPVRPLPHILAVAAVCALVLVAHRENIREDFFGPRPTPENSH